A section of the Streptomyces sp. NBC_01216 genome encodes:
- a CDS encoding DnaB-like helicase C-terminal domain-containing protein: protein MSGPSTADTTPLVPSAVDATSATAAAPCPAPAGPDPETTDPAAGTPTPAPVGGLPELLRHATRTPGTILAVTSAHTTTAQTALTHALAQDLEPVELPTVQVSGHDRSSLIRALYSRLGLGRRRRLPGLDEAEGLITAELQRAPRLVIAITTLGLRPSALELLYRLWEPEPFPLVLVGDTTLDGLLGRHDLAELHPHVTRHRVQEAAVPTPTPTPTPAPAPGAPQPAPAADPDAPTGVGPAAPTPAPDGDLTADLREAAEHRSVLVVTSPDPVATSTALMHALDTGELQPLYVHGTALDQVVPELFKHLGLGQRRPRTLETAVVKITAELRRSPHLVIVPAAHELPEDALRWLGLLWAHSAFPLVLGGDLHLDDVLGQPELTGLYTSATHRHLTAHAAAPAATVPAPASAAPLRPAPAPAGHPNPAADDTAGPETAPEADGLLHDLRSTVEHRALLCVTGPGPEAATAVTAATEHQPLPAVWIRPHPNTDEPALIRALYTALGLDHRQPQPREHSAALKLVAAELDRSAPLVVVPDAHQLATAALQTLYGLWARGGMERFPLVLVGDDHLHTVLDRPKLASLKSTADHHRLAPAPAVTPAPEARENTPTTPASVPAADRTPGAAAAPGEHLAAPHPAPAAGRATAEPAPAADPSKESTTTMPTPTPRAAPAAPGEDPAAPAPAPATPPPTTSDAPAAGSAPGPAADTAATPGPAPAVVLAPSPQTLHQARSTLPQLISAAGQGTSTPLARGTHHALLTAPTTATALGWDLTTATAHGTADARKKLGDLIQAAATGHPQVLRRHVTPLAVLLPATPDGTPLPPATHPDRPTPATPEAAATTSHGTGVVTPTPGAAPATLPAAAVPTAPAAPSAPTPVPPPTPGSGPAPHRSSEVEPDDTLFPTLAAPAGQPAPAPAPAVVEPVPAATPAAAAPGQAADAEPATPNAPAPAPAPVAGEPALQDPAAAAPPADQPTTTPPAAPAPRPPRRLAPLADALTTVLTPQTPDPDTDTPAGPRALSTGIRTLDDALGGLQPGRFYLAAAAPGTGGSLLATTTARTTALDHHLPVLYAASGLTRADVAARIVAAHLPVDYRRLRTGHLTPAEQADATTLHAELAAARLYIDDGTDLTPEAIAETAADLVADLTHTTAQPGLALVVVDRLQALDDPRLPLSGPRLTDAVQALAHLARTHHVPVLAILDTDQPDLITALGLDTTLTLHPHPDAPTTQLLVTIAERDLGTQATLTLTADRTHARLTDPTPFTPYTHPRPAPEAPTSTSTTTAPAPEAPTNTPTPAPEAPTQAPAWPTAAVPGHPAQDTTAAPDLDPDSEVTPATAATLANLTPAHPLRPTRGPAARTAAPRPARAAGGDYAGRDYGHFLDMISSVVEQTLQEHGGDTEAAITALELKAIPNGMALFEATRVGGNYEHTVYPERLEFLSKKTRDGADDIWEGRHKWENGPLLGQVKAGTLASVAVDVLDTNAAYCSALKTWLPIGALQHDPDGGFHSKRSGIYLLPKRPAWEHPHLPDPIGNRREPGPVLLDDATIRLLIRCHKLGLAEAPDITQSWTSGASENITEKFRRVLTLARENAIRDGDDVTEKYVKAIYAKFVSTIGESSFNRDLRRPDWMHIIRSQAFANLWYKAKRAHDHGLTIVKLRGTDELHITGDVPWRSVFEEGRLTTQLKLKNQYTIDAKAA from the coding sequence GTGTCCGGCCCGTCCACGGCCGATACAACTCCCCTCGTTCCCAGTGCCGTTGATGCCACCTCGGCCACCGCCGCCGCGCCGTGCCCCGCCCCCGCCGGACCGGACCCGGAGACCACTGACCCGGCGGCCGGGACCCCGACCCCGGCCCCGGTCGGTGGCCTGCCGGAGCTCCTGCGCCACGCCACCCGCACGCCCGGGACGATCCTGGCGGTCACCAGCGCGCACACGACCACCGCCCAGACCGCTCTCACCCACGCCCTGGCGCAGGACCTCGAGCCCGTGGAGCTGCCGACCGTGCAGGTGAGCGGCCACGACCGTTCGTCCCTGATCCGCGCCCTGTACAGCCGGCTCGGCCTCGGCCGGCGCCGCCGGCTTCCCGGTCTCGACGAAGCCGAAGGCCTGATCACCGCCGAGCTGCAGCGCGCCCCCCGCCTGGTCATCGCCATCACCACCCTCGGGCTGCGCCCCTCCGCGCTCGAACTGCTGTACCGCTTGTGGGAGCCGGAGCCGTTCCCGCTGGTGCTGGTCGGCGACACCACCCTTGACGGCCTCCTGGGGCGCCACGACCTCGCGGAACTCCACCCCCACGTCACCCGCCACCGTGTCCAGGAGGCCGCCGTGCCCACGCCCACGCCCACGCCCACGCCCGCGCCCGCGCCCGGCGCGCCGCAGCCCGCGCCCGCCGCCGACCCCGACGCGCCGACCGGGGTCGGCCCGGCTGCGCCGACCCCGGCGCCCGACGGCGATCTGACCGCGGACCTGCGCGAGGCCGCCGAACACCGATCGGTGCTGGTCGTCACCAGCCCGGACCCGGTCGCCACCAGCACAGCCCTCATGCACGCCCTCGACACCGGCGAACTCCAGCCCCTCTACGTCCACGGCACCGCCCTGGACCAGGTAGTCCCCGAGCTGTTCAAGCACCTCGGCCTCGGCCAGCGCCGCCCCCGCACCCTGGAAACCGCCGTCGTCAAGATCACCGCCGAGCTGCGCCGCTCACCCCACCTGGTCATCGTGCCCGCCGCACACGAGCTGCCCGAGGACGCTCTGCGCTGGCTCGGCCTGCTGTGGGCCCACTCGGCCTTCCCCCTCGTCCTGGGCGGCGACCTCCACCTCGACGACGTCCTCGGCCAACCCGAACTCACCGGCCTCTACACCAGCGCGACCCACCGCCACCTGACCGCGCACGCCGCCGCTCCGGCCGCAACCGTCCCGGCCCCGGCTTCCGCCGCCCCGCTGCGCCCCGCCCCGGCCCCCGCCGGCCACCCCAACCCGGCGGCCGACGACACCGCCGGCCCGGAGACCGCCCCGGAGGCCGACGGCCTGCTCCACGACCTGCGCTCCACGGTCGAGCACCGGGCCCTGCTGTGCGTCACCGGCCCCGGCCCGGAGGCCGCCACGGCGGTCACCGCCGCCACCGAGCACCAGCCGCTGCCCGCCGTCTGGATCCGCCCCCACCCCAACACCGACGAACCCGCCCTCATCCGCGCCCTGTACACCGCTCTCGGCCTCGACCACCGCCAGCCGCAGCCCCGCGAGCACTCCGCCGCGCTCAAGCTCGTCGCCGCCGAACTCGACCGCTCCGCCCCCCTGGTGGTCGTGCCCGACGCCCACCAACTGGCCACCGCCGCGCTGCAGACGCTCTACGGCCTGTGGGCGCGGGGAGGCATGGAACGCTTCCCCCTGGTCCTGGTGGGCGACGACCACCTCCACACCGTCCTCGACCGCCCCAAGCTGGCGAGCCTGAAGTCCACGGCCGACCACCACCGCCTGGCCCCCGCCCCGGCCGTCACCCCCGCGCCGGAGGCGCGCGAGAACACCCCCACCACCCCGGCCTCGGTCCCGGCCGCCGACCGCACCCCTGGTGCTGCTGCCGCGCCCGGTGAACACCTCGCTGCTCCCCACCCGGCCCCGGCCGCCGGCCGGGCCACGGCAGAGCCGGCCCCCGCCGCCGACCCCTCCAAGGAGTCCACCACCACCATGCCGACCCCGACCCCGCGGGCAGCGCCCGCCGCGCCCGGTGAAGACCCCGCCGCCCCGGCCCCGGCGCCCGCAACGCCGCCACCCACCACGTCCGACGCTCCCGCCGCCGGTTCGGCTCCCGGTCCGGCGGCCGACACCGCCGCCACGCCGGGTCCCGCCCCGGCCGTCGTCCTGGCCCCGAGCCCGCAGACACTGCACCAGGCCCGCAGCACCCTCCCGCAGCTGATCAGCGCCGCCGGCCAGGGCACCTCCACCCCACTGGCCCGCGGCACCCACCACGCCCTGCTCACCGCCCCCACCACCGCCACCGCCCTGGGCTGGGACCTGACCACCGCCACCGCACACGGCACCGCCGACGCCCGCAAGAAACTCGGCGACCTCATCCAGGCCGCCGCCACCGGCCACCCCCAAGTCCTGCGCCGCCACGTCACCCCCCTCGCCGTGCTGCTCCCCGCCACCCCCGACGGCACCCCGCTCCCGCCCGCCACCCACCCCGACCGGCCCACCCCCGCTACACCCGAAGCGGCAGCAACAACCTCACATGGCACCGGAGTTGTAACGCCCACCCCTGGCGCCGCCCCAGCCACCCTCCCCGCCGCAGCCGTTCCCACCGCCCCGGCCGCCCCGAGCGCACCCACGCCCGTACCGCCGCCGACCCCGGGCAGCGGACCCGCCCCGCACCGCAGCAGCGAAGTCGAGCCGGACGACACCCTGTTCCCCACCCTGGCCGCTCCCGCCGGCCAGCCGGCCCCGGCCCCGGCGCCCGCCGTGGTCGAGCCCGTCCCGGCCGCCACCCCCGCCGCGGCTGCGCCCGGTCAGGCCGCCGACGCCGAGCCGGCCACCCCGAACGCACCCGCACCCGCGCCGGCGCCGGTGGCCGGCGAGCCCGCCCTGCAGGACCCCGCGGCCGCGGCCCCGCCGGCCGACCAGCCGACCACCACGCCCCCCGCGGCGCCCGCCCCGCGGCCCCCGCGCCGCCTCGCGCCGCTCGCCGACGCCCTCACCACCGTCCTCACCCCCCAGACCCCCGACCCGGACACCGACACCCCGGCCGGCCCGCGCGCCCTGTCCACCGGCATCCGTACCCTCGACGACGCCCTCGGCGGCCTCCAGCCCGGCCGCTTCTACCTCGCCGCCGCCGCCCCCGGCACCGGCGGCAGCCTCCTCGCCACCACCACCGCCCGCACCACCGCCCTCGACCACCACCTCCCCGTCCTCTACGCCGCCTCCGGCCTCACCCGCGCCGACGTCGCCGCCCGCATCGTCGCCGCCCACCTCCCCGTCGACTACCGCCGCCTGCGCACCGGCCACCTCACCCCCGCCGAACAGGCCGACGCCACCACCCTCCACGCCGAACTCGCCGCCGCCCGCCTCTACATCGACGACGGCACCGACCTCACCCCCGAAGCCATCGCCGAGACCGCCGCCGACCTCGTCGCCGACCTCACCCACACCACCGCCCAGCCCGGCCTGGCCCTGGTCGTCGTCGACCGCCTCCAGGCCCTCGACGACCCCCGCCTCCCGCTCTCCGGCCCCCGCCTCACCGACGCCGTCCAGGCCCTGGCCCACCTCGCCCGCACCCACCACGTCCCGGTCCTGGCCATCCTCGACACCGACCAGCCCGACCTGATCACCGCCCTCGGCCTCGACACCACCCTCACCCTCCACCCCCACCCCGACGCCCCCACCACCCAACTCCTCGTCACCATCGCCGAACGCGACCTCGGCACCCAAGCCACCCTCACCCTCACCGCCGACCGCACCCACGCCCGCCTCACCGACCCCACCCCCTTCACCCCCTACACCCACCCCCGCCCGGCGCCGGAGGCGCCCACCAGCACCAGCACCACCACCGCCCCGGCGCCGGAGGCGCCCACCAACACCCCCACCCCAGCGCCGGAGGCGCCCACACAGGCCCCCGCCTGGCCCACCGCCGCCGTCCCCGGCCACCCCGCCCAGGACACCACCGCTGCGCCCGACCTCGACCCCGACTCCGAGGTCACCCCCGCCACCGCGGCCACCCTGGCCAACCTGACGCCCGCCCACCCGCTGCGCCCGACCCGGGGCCCCGCGGCGCGTACAGCCGCCCCCAGGCCCGCCCGCGCCGCCGGCGGGGACTACGCGGGCCGGGACTACGGCCACTTCCTCGACATGATCAGCTCGGTCGTCGAGCAGACCCTCCAGGAGCACGGCGGCGACACCGAAGCCGCGATCACCGCGCTGGAGCTGAAAGCAATTCCGAACGGAATGGCCCTCTTCGAGGCAACCCGAGTCGGCGGAAATTACGAACACACCGTCTACCCGGAACGCCTTGAATTCCTCAGCAAAAAAACCCGCGACGGAGCCGACGACATCTGGGAAGGCCGCCACAAGTGGGAGAACGGCCCGCTCCTGGGCCAGGTCAAGGCTGGCACCCTCGCCAGCGTGGCCGTCGACGTCCTCGACACCAACGCCGCCTACTGCAGCGCCCTGAAGACCTGGCTGCCCATCGGCGCCCTGCAGCACGACCCCGACGGCGGCTTCCACTCCAAGCGCTCCGGCATCTACCTCCTGCCCAAGCGCCCCGCCTGGGAACACCCGCACCTGCCCGACCCGATCGGCAACCGCCGCGAGCCGGGCCCGGTCCTCCTGGACGACGCCACGATCCGCCTCCTGATCCGCTGCCACAAGCTCGGCCTCGCCGAGGCCCCCGACATCACCCAGTCCTGGACCTCCGGTGCCTCCGAAAACATCACGGAGAAGTTCCGTCGCGTCCTCACCCTCGCCCGCGAAAACGCCATCCGCGACGGCGATGACGTCACCGAAAAATACGTCAAGGCGATCTATGCCAAGTTCGTGTCCACCATCGGCGAATCATCATTCAACCGCGACCTCCGCCGACCCGACTGGATGCACATCATCCGCAGCCAGGCATTCGCCAACCTCTGGTACAAGGCCAAGCGCGCCCACGACCACGGCCTCACCATCGTGAAACTCCGTGGCACTGACGAACTCCACATCACCGGAGACGTCCCCTGGCGCTCGGTATTCGAAGAAGGCCGCCTCACTACTCAGCTGAAGCTCAAGAACCAGTACACCATCGACGCAAAGGCCGCCTAA
- a CDS encoding WhiB family transcriptional regulator yields the protein MNSIMMAGRSALAETPSAANGTDEADIALYLAQADPIDVLAAGGYLVGRDGHLIARELRRPQLRKALEHSVCHTVAPDPDHFYQGDEEPDATWRRRRAATIRDHCAVCPVRAVCAELALRDDDPHGVRGGLSQQKLAVRLKTEHERLASARAEDTRSAQDQTDRIQAGADVQRIAQQYTGTSIPATRRAENTAAILAAVQHRDNLRRTHRVAAGWTEAA from the coding sequence ATGAACAGCATCATGATGGCAGGCCGGTCGGCCCTCGCCGAGACACCATCGGCCGCCAACGGCACCGACGAGGCGGACATCGCCCTCTATCTCGCCCAGGCCGACCCGATTGACGTCCTCGCCGCCGGCGGGTACCTCGTCGGCCGCGACGGCCACCTCATCGCCCGAGAACTGCGTCGGCCCCAGCTGCGCAAGGCCCTGGAGCACTCCGTGTGCCACACGGTGGCCCCCGACCCCGACCACTTCTACCAGGGCGACGAAGAGCCCGACGCCACCTGGCGCCGCCGCAGGGCCGCCACCATCCGCGACCACTGCGCGGTCTGCCCCGTCCGTGCCGTATGCGCCGAGCTCGCCCTCAGGGACGACGACCCGCACGGCGTCCGCGGCGGCCTGTCCCAGCAGAAGCTCGCCGTACGCCTGAAGACCGAGCACGAGCGGCTGGCGAGCGCCCGCGCCGAAGACACCCGATCCGCCCAGGACCAGACCGACCGGATCCAGGCCGGCGCTGACGTCCAGCGCATCGCCCAGCAGTACACCGGCACCTCAATCCCGGCCACCAGGCGAGCCGAGAACACGGCCGCGATCCTCGCCGCTGTCCAGCACCGCGACAACCTGCGCCGCACCCACCGGGTTGCGGCCGGCTGGACGGAGGCGGCGTGA
- a CDS encoding GntR family transcriptional regulator: MKRTRARSRPRQYGKMCLMSQPSQQDKVTAELRRAIVAGEFTPGSFLPSSRVLAPRFGVVRNTVMAGLGPLVEEGLVESLPKRGYRVVGAPSAFEVVWTQGGQLLPAGEAHLGHGEELRTELRQAPAEVARLLQGSDGMTVAVRSTVHRHAGAPWAFRQFLVPRSVADVALRFLEPEAVDEERLLAEHGLGQDGVRSCWSTRAATADEARVLKSGPAPVHFIQRTGYRQGEPVFCELMAVRADRVHLSRSAGTPPEAPTI; encoded by the coding sequence ATGAAGCGGACCAGGGCCCGGAGCCGCCCGCGCCAGTACGGCAAGATGTGCCTCATGTCGCAGCCGAGCCAGCAGGACAAGGTCACTGCCGAACTGCGCCGCGCGATCGTGGCCGGCGAGTTCACCCCGGGCAGCTTCCTGCCGTCCAGCCGGGTGCTCGCTCCGCGGTTCGGCGTGGTCCGGAACACGGTCATGGCCGGCCTCGGACCACTGGTCGAGGAAGGGCTGGTGGAGTCGCTCCCCAAGCGCGGCTACCGGGTGGTCGGCGCCCCTTCGGCGTTCGAGGTCGTCTGGACGCAGGGCGGGCAGCTTCTGCCCGCCGGCGAGGCGCACCTCGGCCACGGCGAGGAGCTGCGCACGGAGCTGCGCCAGGCGCCGGCCGAGGTCGCCCGCCTCCTCCAGGGCTCGGACGGGATGACGGTGGCGGTGCGCAGCACCGTGCACCGCCACGCGGGGGCCCCCTGGGCGTTCCGGCAGTTCTTGGTCCCGCGGTCGGTGGCCGACGTGGCCCTCCGGTTCCTGGAACCGGAGGCCGTCGACGAGGAGCGCCTGCTCGCGGAGCACGGGCTGGGGCAGGACGGCGTCCGCAGCTGCTGGTCTACCAGAGCTGCAACCGCCGACGAGGCCCGCGTGCTGAAGTCCGGCCCGGCCCCTGTGCACTTCATCCAGCGGACCGGCTACCGCCAGGGCGAACCGGTCTTCTGCGAGCTGATGGCGGTCCGCGCCGATCGCGTGCACCTGTCGCGGTCAGCCGGGACGCCACCTGAAGCGCCCACGATATGA
- a CDS encoding conjugal transfer protein codes for MKFRRRRSAAEDEAWDDVPAAQPEPDAIDSEDETGWQTSTAGLSGAARLARIGAWVVIAAGPLLGVAALLGTSAPAQSAPAAAPAAQSVADTGPSGFAQLYVAAYIEAGQGTENSLSPYFAGSITLTNQPGTRSTTRTVAVASREVQPGYWTVTVAARVAQKDAKGAWSDAGLQYYQVPVQVLGPLSAGGSKKSDDAAAGYAATALPAQVAAPGALKPSGLGYGTDRGSNPADPATQTIAGFLSAYLAGKGELDRYTSPGVTLRAIAPAPYAGVEITGVADDSGNASSTTVPTDGAVRLALATVNAKDASGATYPLTYALTLRSRGGRWEVASLGSAPVLQRGGTPELVSPSPNSGGTDDTGASSSPSPSPSSS; via the coding sequence GTGAAGTTCCGTCGCCGCCGCTCGGCGGCCGAGGATGAGGCGTGGGACGACGTCCCTGCGGCGCAGCCGGAGCCGGACGCCATCGACAGCGAAGACGAGACCGGCTGGCAGACAAGCACCGCCGGCCTGTCCGGCGCCGCTCGGCTCGCCCGCATCGGCGCCTGGGTCGTGATCGCCGCCGGCCCGCTGCTGGGGGTCGCGGCGCTGCTCGGCACCTCCGCTCCCGCCCAGAGCGCGCCCGCCGCAGCACCGGCCGCGCAGTCGGTCGCCGACACCGGGCCCAGCGGATTCGCGCAGCTGTACGTGGCGGCCTACATCGAAGCCGGACAGGGCACCGAAAACTCGCTCAGCCCCTACTTCGCCGGGTCGATCACGCTGACCAACCAGCCGGGGACCCGCAGCACCACACGCACCGTCGCGGTCGCCAGCCGCGAGGTGCAGCCGGGCTACTGGACGGTGACCGTCGCGGCCCGGGTGGCGCAGAAGGACGCCAAGGGTGCCTGGAGCGACGCGGGCCTGCAGTACTACCAGGTCCCCGTCCAGGTGCTGGGTCCCCTGTCCGCGGGCGGGAGCAAGAAGTCCGACGACGCGGCGGCGGGCTACGCGGCCACGGCCCTGCCGGCCCAGGTCGCCGCACCGGGCGCGCTGAAGCCCAGCGGGCTCGGCTACGGCACCGACCGTGGCAGCAACCCCGCCGACCCCGCGACGCAGACGATCGCCGGATTCCTCAGCGCGTACCTCGCCGGCAAGGGCGAGCTCGACCGGTATACCTCCCCCGGCGTCACCCTGCGGGCCATCGCTCCGGCGCCGTACGCCGGCGTCGAGATCACCGGCGTCGCCGATGACTCGGGCAACGCCAGCAGCACGACGGTCCCCACCGACGGCGCCGTCCGCCTGGCCCTGGCCACGGTCAACGCCAAGGACGCCTCCGGCGCGACGTACCCGCTGACCTACGCGCTGACGCTGCGCTCGCGCGGCGGCCGCTGGGAGGTCGCCTCCCTGGGATCCGCCCCGGTGCTCCAGCGCGGGGGCACGCCAGAGCTGGTCTCCCCCTCCCCCAACTCCGGCGGCACGGACGACACGGGGGCCAGCTCCTCGCCGTCGCCGTCGCCGTCGAGCTCCTAA
- a CDS encoding ATP-binding protein: protein MRLPVRHISGHLLWTKNAAVWGVWKVDSENYTHASRATKRERLDALEALFKSLRGEVLLLSLCPQVDAASVVTRMTSGVDLDKSPEYIDLSLKVLDQLEDWELTGRVDFIAVPLPTSDFKESAKAVFASAQGELLSTLGMPVPPVSIAEEKKRFADARRMAASWPTGIKMRPATEAEILWIYGHSARRGVSEPLLPEEGAARSLRGRGHTVTAHTQMILDEGARSDSGSKAPVNPFRRRYLKSSTEHGDSYQAFCVLSEMPESFVFPGSEYLSALDDFGFPVDWAVRLHIEAGSKAEPRSRRQQRELAHQRGEYEGETAGVPASLDKASFQLDEYRDRLTSSSTEVEIRATVMTCVWGADADEANEKASSLAAHFGGNDYTLVRPVGDQAALFHAMLPGVPTPKPVMDYTQYLLARDFAMALPFCGAALGDDTGSLYGLQLNGGGVRPVLVDFSHGPKVNASASAAFVGELGSGKSVAMKTAMHSILSTGHREGSAGSRGRALVIDRTPQQEWSRFAAACPGTTQIIRVDETAGISLDPLRVFRGPRAARYCESFLTPLLGIGSMSVEGVTLAEAIEATRHAPNPSMNALVDTLARRAKTPDPDEPNDAAVRASASELVRTLRALAKKDLGKVIFDPTLPVVQITNADSIVFAVDRIGLPTKEELAEHRLGSLEIEKLFGWRLMYLITALCREIAFSNPAEFTGVFLDECWWLTSSAEGSNLLLEIIADGRKHFAGVFAGSHDPYDIGPRNEIGDKIRSLLSHIFVFRHRGKTLASRCLEFLDLDPSDPQMLKVITENLSPINVSDTERLLRAGECLYRDLRKRIGGMKVLIPADEHAADAIHTTPGGKDAEVDELDSVPVLEKSLA, encoded by the coding sequence ATGCGCCTCCCCGTCCGGCACATCAGCGGCCACCTCCTCTGGACCAAGAACGCTGCCGTGTGGGGCGTGTGGAAGGTGGACTCCGAGAACTACACCCACGCCTCGCGGGCCACGAAGCGGGAGCGGCTGGACGCCCTCGAAGCGCTCTTCAAGTCCCTTCGCGGCGAGGTCCTGCTGCTGTCGCTGTGCCCGCAGGTGGACGCGGCGTCGGTGGTCACCCGCATGACCTCCGGGGTTGACCTCGACAAGTCGCCCGAGTACATCGACCTGTCCCTGAAGGTCCTCGACCAGCTCGAGGACTGGGAGCTGACGGGCCGGGTGGACTTCATCGCCGTGCCGCTGCCGACCTCCGACTTCAAGGAGTCGGCGAAGGCCGTGTTCGCCTCCGCCCAGGGCGAGCTGCTCTCCACACTCGGTATGCCGGTTCCGCCGGTGAGCATCGCCGAGGAGAAGAAACGATTCGCCGACGCCCGGCGGATGGCCGCCTCCTGGCCGACCGGCATCAAGATGAGGCCGGCCACCGAGGCCGAGATCCTCTGGATATACGGACACAGCGCCCGCCGCGGCGTCAGCGAGCCCCTCCTGCCCGAGGAGGGCGCCGCCCGCTCCCTGCGCGGCCGCGGCCACACCGTCACCGCCCACACCCAGATGATCTTGGACGAGGGGGCGCGCAGCGACAGCGGATCCAAGGCGCCGGTCAACCCCTTCCGCCGCCGCTACCTGAAGTCGTCGACCGAGCACGGCGACTCCTACCAGGCGTTCTGCGTCCTGTCCGAGATGCCCGAGAGCTTCGTCTTCCCCGGCAGCGAATACCTCAGCGCGCTCGACGACTTCGGTTTCCCCGTGGACTGGGCGGTCCGCCTGCACATCGAGGCCGGCTCCAAAGCGGAGCCGCGCTCGCGCCGGCAGCAGCGCGAGCTCGCCCACCAGCGAGGCGAGTACGAGGGCGAGACCGCAGGCGTCCCAGCCTCCCTGGACAAGGCGAGTTTCCAGCTGGACGAGTACCGCGACCGCCTGACCTCCTCCTCGACCGAGGTCGAGATCCGGGCGACCGTCATGACGTGCGTGTGGGGCGCCGACGCGGACGAGGCCAACGAGAAGGCGAGCAGCCTGGCCGCCCACTTCGGCGGCAACGACTACACCCTGGTACGGCCCGTCGGCGACCAGGCCGCGCTCTTCCACGCGATGCTCCCCGGCGTCCCCACGCCCAAGCCCGTCATGGACTACACCCAGTACCTCCTCGCCCGTGACTTCGCCATGGCCCTCCCGTTCTGCGGCGCCGCCCTCGGCGATGACACCGGCAGCCTGTACGGCCTGCAGCTCAACGGCGGCGGCGTGCGCCCGGTCCTGGTGGACTTCAGCCACGGCCCGAAGGTGAACGCGAGCGCCTCGGCGGCGTTCGTCGGCGAGCTCGGCTCCGGCAAGAGCGTCGCCATGAAGACGGCGATGCACTCGATCCTGTCCACGGGCCACCGTGAGGGTTCCGCCGGCAGCCGGGGCCGGGCGCTGGTCATCGACCGGACCCCGCAGCAGGAGTGGAGCCGCTTCGCCGCCGCGTGCCCGGGCACCACGCAGATCATCCGGGTCGACGAGACGGCCGGCATATCCCTCGACCCCCTGCGGGTCTTCCGCGGGCCCCGGGCCGCCCGGTACTGCGAGTCCTTCCTGACCCCTCTTCTGGGCATCGGCTCCATGAGCGTCGAGGGCGTCACGCTGGCCGAGGCCATCGAGGCGACCCGCCATGCGCCGAACCCGAGCATGAACGCCCTGGTCGACACGCTCGCCCGCCGGGCCAAGACCCCGGACCCGGACGAGCCCAACGACGCCGCGGTGCGCGCCTCCGCCTCGGAGCTGGTGCGAACCCTCCGCGCGCTGGCCAAGAAGGACCTGGGGAAGGTGATCTTCGACCCGACGCTGCCGGTCGTCCAGATCACCAACGCCGACAGCATCGTGTTCGCGGTCGACCGCATCGGCCTGCCGACGAAGGAAGAGCTTGCCGAGCACCGCCTCGGCAGCCTGGAGATCGAAAAGCTCTTCGGCTGGCGCCTGATGTACCTGATCACGGCCCTGTGCAGGGAGATCGCCTTCTCCAACCCGGCCGAGTTCACGGGCGTGTTCCTCGACGAGTGCTGGTGGCTGACCTCGAGCGCGGAGGGCTCCAACCTCCTGCTGGAGATCATCGCGGACGGCCGCAAGCACTTCGCGGGCGTCTTCGCCGGCAGCCACGACCCGTACGACATCGGACCGCGGAACGAGATCGGCGACAAGATCCGGTCGCTGCTGTCCCACATCTTCGTCTTCCGCCACCGCGGCAAGACCCTGGCGAGCCGGTGCCTGGAGTTCCTGGACCTCGACCCGTCCGACCCGCAGATGCTCAAGGTCATCACGGAGAACCTGAGCCCGATCAACGTCTCCGACACCGAACGGCTGCTGAGGGCCGGCGAGTGCCTCTACCGCGACCTGCGCAAGCGGATCGGCGGCATGAAGGTGCTCATCCCGGCGGATGAGCACGCGGCCGACGCGATCCACACCACCCCTGGCGGCAAGGACGCCGAAGTCGACGAGCTGGACTCGGTCCCGGTGCTTGAGAAGAGCCTGGCATGA